A stretch of the Streptococcus oralis genome encodes the following:
- the bglA gene encoding 6-phospho-beta-glucosidase has translation MLKFPKDFVWGSSTSGPQTEGRVPGDGKGDNLWDYWFQVEPNRYYNGIGPDKTSTFYENWEKDIELLVETGHTAFRTSIQWSRIFPQGRGEVNPQGVAFYRQVFEAIKAKGIRLLVNLYHFDLPFALQEDGDGWENKATVSAYEDYARFCFETYGDLVDQWITFNEPIVPVEFGYFYDAHYPHKVDAKAAVKVAYHTQLASSLAVKACHEVLPDSKIGIVLNLTPAYPRSQHPADVKAARIADLFQAQSFLDPSVLGAYPEELVEILAEHDLLPEYTVEELELIRENTVDFLGVNYYQPLRVMAPRFAKHPESPLLPEHFYEPYVMPGRKINPHRGWEIYEQGIYDIAQNIKENYGNIEWMLTENGMGVEGEDKFRENGMIQDDYRIDFVKGHLRELHRAIEDGANCKGYLIWTFIDCWSWLNSYKNRYGLIELDLETQERRLKKSGHWFKELSDNNGF, from the coding sequence ATGCTAAAATTTCCAAAGGATTTTGTCTGGGGTTCCTCAACTTCTGGACCACAGACAGAAGGACGAGTTCCTGGTGACGGCAAGGGAGACAATCTCTGGGATTATTGGTTCCAAGTAGAACCAAATCGCTACTATAATGGAATTGGACCTGACAAAACATCGACTTTTTACGAAAACTGGGAAAAGGATATTGAGCTTTTGGTAGAGACTGGGCATACAGCCTTCCGAACTTCTATTCAGTGGTCTCGTATTTTCCCGCAAGGTCGTGGAGAGGTCAATCCGCAAGGTGTGGCTTTCTACCGTCAGGTATTTGAAGCCATTAAGGCCAAAGGCATTCGTCTCTTAGTCAATCTCTATCACTTTGACCTGCCATTTGCCTTGCAAGAAGATGGGGATGGTTGGGAAAATAAGGCGACCGTCTCAGCCTATGAAGACTATGCTCGTTTTTGTTTTGAGACTTACGGTGACTTGGTGGACCAATGGATTACCTTCAATGAACCCATCGTACCTGTAGAGTTTGGCTATTTCTATGACGCCCACTATCCTCACAAGGTGGATGCCAAAGCAGCGGTTAAGGTAGCCTATCACACACAACTGGCTAGTAGTCTTGCGGTTAAGGCCTGTCATGAAGTTTTACCTGATTCCAAGATTGGAATTGTCCTTAACTTGACACCAGCTTATCCACGTAGCCAGCATCCTGCGGATGTCAAGGCTGCTCGCATTGCCGACCTCTTTCAAGCTCAATCTTTCCTAGACCCATCTGTCTTGGGAGCTTATCCAGAGGAACTGGTGGAAATTTTAGCTGAGCATGATTTGCTACCAGAGTACACTGTTGAAGAGTTAGAACTCATTCGCGAGAATACAGTTGATTTTCTTGGAGTCAACTACTACCAACCTTTGCGCGTTATGGCACCTCGATTTGCTAAGCATCCAGAGAGTCCACTCTTGCCAGAACATTTTTACGAGCCGTATGTAATGCCTGGACGTAAAATCAATCCTCACCGTGGATGGGAAATTTATGAGCAAGGGATTTATGATATTGCCCAAAATATCAAGGAAAATTATGGTAATATTGAGTGGATGTTGACAGAGAATGGTATGGGTGTTGAAGGGGAAGACAAGTTCCGTGAGAATGGCATGATTCAGGACGATTATCGAATTGACTTTGTCAAAGGGCATCTTCGTGAACTGCACCGTGCCATTGAAGATGGGGCCAACTGTAAGGGCTACTTGATTTGGACCTTTATTGACTGCTGGTCATGGCTCAATAGCTACAAGAACCGCTATGGTTTGATTGAGCTAGATTTGGAAACGCAGGAACGCCGCCTTAAGAAATCTGGCCACTGGTTCAAAGAACTCAGTGACAATAATGGATTTTAA
- the glmS gene encoding glutamine--fructose-6-phosphate transaminase (isomerizing) → MCGIVGVVGNTNATDILIQGLEKLEYRGYDSAGIFVLGGAENHLVKAVGRIAELSAKTTGVEGTTGIGHTRWATHGKPTEDNAHPHRSETERFVLVHNGVIENYLEIKEEHLAGHHFKGQTDTEIAVHLIGKFAEEDGLSVLEAFKKALHIIRGSYAFALVDSQDPEVIYVAKNKSPLLIGLGEGYNMVCSDAMAMIRETNQYMEIHDQELVIVKADSVEVQDYDGNSRERASYTAELDLSDIGKGTYPYYMLKEIDEQPTVMRKLIQAYTDEAGQVVVDPAIIKAVQDADRIYILAAGTSYHAGFASKKMLEELTDTPVELGISSEWGYGMPLLSKKPLFIFISQSGETADSRQVLVKANEMGIPSLTVTNVPGSTLSREANHTMLLHAGPEIAVASTKAYTAQIAALAFLAKAVGEANGNAKAQAFDLVHELSIVAQSIESTLSEKETIEAKVRELLETTRNAFYIGRGQDYYVAMEASLKLKEISYIQCEGFAAGELKHGTIALIEEGTPVLALLSDPVLANHTRGNIQEVAARGAKVLTIAEENVAKDTDDIVLTTVHPYLSPISMVVPTQLVAYFATLHRGLDVDKPRNLAKSVTVE, encoded by the coding sequence ATGTGTGGAATTGTTGGTGTTGTTGGAAACACAAATGCAACTGATATTTTGATTCAAGGGCTTGAAAAGCTCGAATACCGTGGTTATGATTCTGCGGGGATTTTTGTCCTAGGTGGTGCTGAAAACCATCTAGTTAAGGCTGTTGGTCGTATTGCAGAATTGTCTGCTAAGACAACTGGTGTTGAGGGAACGACTGGTATCGGACATACTCGTTGGGCGACTCATGGGAAACCAACTGAGGACAATGCTCACCCACACCGCTCTGAGACAGAACGTTTTGTCTTGGTTCACAATGGTGTGATTGAGAACTACCTTGAAATCAAGGAAGAACACCTTGCAGGTCACCACTTCAAGGGGCAAACAGATACGGAAATCGCTGTTCACTTGATTGGAAAATTTGCGGAAGAAGATGGTTTGTCAGTTCTTGAAGCCTTCAAAAAAGCTCTTCACATCATCCGTGGTTCTTATGCCTTTGCCTTGGTCGATTCACAAGACCCTGAAGTCATCTATGTGGCTAAGAATAAATCACCACTTTTGATTGGTCTTGGGGAAGGTTACAACATGGTCTGCTCAGATGCTATGGCTATGATTCGTGAGACTAACCAATACATGGAAATTCATGACCAAGAGCTGGTCATCGTCAAGGCTGATAGTGTGGAAGTTCAAGACTATGATGGCAATAGTCGTGAGCGTGCTAGTTACACTGCTGAACTTGACTTGTCAGATATCGGTAAGGGAACTTATCCTTACTACATGCTCAAGGAAATCGACGAGCAACCAACGGTTATGCGTAAACTCATCCAAGCCTACACAGATGAGGCTGGTCAAGTTGTCGTAGACCCAGCTATCATCAAGGCTGTTCAAGACGCAGACCGTATCTACATCCTTGCAGCTGGGACATCTTACCATGCAGGATTTGCTTCTAAGAAGATGCTGGAAGAATTGACAGATACACCAGTTGAACTTGGAATCTCTTCTGAGTGGGGCTACGGTATGCCACTTCTCAGCAAAAAACCACTTTTCATCTTTATCAGCCAGTCTGGTGAAACAGCGGATAGCCGTCAGGTTTTGGTCAAGGCTAATGAAATGGGAATCCCAAGCCTGACTGTGACAAACGTGCCAGGTTCAACCCTTTCACGTGAAGCCAACCATACCATGCTGCTTCATGCAGGTCCTGAAATTGCCGTGGCATCAACTAAAGCCTATACAGCACAAATCGCAGCCCTTGCCTTCCTGGCAAAAGCAGTTGGAGAAGCAAATGGCAATGCTAAAGCGCAAGCCTTTGATTTGGTTCATGAGTTGTCAATCGTAGCTCAGTCTATCGAATCAACTCTTTCAGAGAAAGAAACCATTGAAGCCAAGGTTCGTGAGCTTCTTGAGACAACTCGCAACGCCTTTTACATCGGACGTGGTCAAGATTATTATGTAGCCATGGAAGCCAGTCTTAAGCTAAAAGAGATTTCTTACATCCAATGTGAAGGCTTTGCGGCAGGAGAACTCAAGCACGGGACCATTGCCTTGATTGAAGAAGGGACGCCTGTCTTGGCCCTCTTGTCAGATCCAGTCCTTGCCAACCATACTCGTGGAAATATCCAAGAGGTCGCAGCCCGTGGTGCCAAGGTTCTCACTATCGCAGAAGAAAATGTTGCTAAAGACACAGACGATATCGTCCTTACGACCGTACACCCTTACCTCTCACCAATCTCAATGGTCGTACCAACGCAATTGGTCGCTTACTTTGCAACACTCCACCGTGGCCTTGATGTGGACAAACCACGTAACCTTGCTAAGTCAGTAACAGTAGAATAA
- a CDS encoding isoprenyl transferase, with protein MFGFFKKDKAVEVEVPTQVPAHIGIIMDGNGRWAKKRMQPRVFGHKAGMEALQKVTKAANKMGVKVITVYAFSTENWTRPDQEVKFIMNLPVEFYDNYVPELHANNVKIQMIGETDRLPKTTFEALKKAEELTKNNTGLILNFALNYGGRAEITQALKSLAQDVLDAKINPGDITEDMIGDYLFTQHLPKDLRDPDLIIRTSGELRLSNFLPWQAAYSELYFTDTLWPDFDEAALQEAIAAFNHRNRRFGGV; from the coding sequence ATGTTTGGATTTTTTAAGAAAGATAAAGCTGTAGAAGTTGAGGTTCCAACACAGGTTCCTGCTCATATTGGCATCATCATGGATGGGAATGGTCGTTGGGCTAAAAAACGGATGCAACCACGGGTTTTTGGTCATAAGGCGGGGATGGAAGCCCTCCAAAAAGTGACCAAGGCAGCTAACAAGATGGGAGTTAAGGTCATCACGGTTTATGCCTTTTCAACGGAAAATTGGACACGCCCAGATCAAGAAGTCAAGTTTATCATGAATTTGCCAGTCGAATTTTATGATAACTACGTCCCTGAATTGCACGCAAATAACGTTAAGATTCAGATGATTGGGGAGACAGACCGTCTGCCTAAGACGACTTTTGAAGCTTTGAAAAAAGCAGAGGAGTTGACCAAGAACAATACGGGCTTGATTCTCAATTTTGCGCTTAACTACGGTGGTCGTGCTGAAATTACGCAGGCGCTTAAGAGCTTGGCTCAAGATGTTTTAGATGCTAAAATCAACCCTGGTGACATCACAGAAGATATGATTGGGGACTATCTTTTTACGCAACACCTGCCAAAGGATTTGCGGGATCCTGATTTGATTATCCGTACGAGTGGTGAGTTGCGTTTAAGTAATTTCTTGCCATGGCAAGCAGCCTATAGTGAGCTTTACTTTACGGATACCTTGTGGCCTGATTTTGATGAAGCCGCCTTGCAGGAAGCTATTGCTGCTTTTAACCATCGCAATCGCCGTTTTGGAGGAGTTTAG
- a CDS encoding phosphatidate cytidylyltransferase has protein sequence MTKDLQKRTLFAVLALAIFLPVLFAGGLLLQIGIGLLAMLGVHELLHMKGLKTMTIEGALTLFATFALTVPLENYLTFLPVDGNVVAYSVLITIMLGTTVFSKNYTIEDAAFPIAVSFYVGFGFNALLDARVAGFDKVLLALFIVWATDSAAYLTGMNFGKHKLAPRVSPNKSIEGFVGGILGAVLITVIFMLVDSTVALPYGIYRMSLFAAFFSVAGQFGDLIESAAKRHFGVKDSGKFIPGHGGVLDRFDSMLIVFPMMHLFGLF, from the coding sequence ATGACCAAGGATTTACAAAAGAGAACATTGTTTGCGGTATTGGCCCTGGCGATTTTCCTTCCAGTCTTGTTTGCGGGTGGGCTCTTGTTGCAGATAGGGATTGGCTTGTTAGCGATGCTAGGCGTCCATGAACTCTTGCACATGAAGGGGCTAAAGACTATGACCATTGAGGGCGCTTTGACTCTTTTTGCGACCTTCGCTCTAACAGTTCCTTTAGAAAATTACCTAACATTTTTGCCTGTTGATGGGAATGTGGTTGCCTACAGTGTTTTGATTACCATAATGCTAGGGACGACCGTCTTCAGTAAAAACTATACGATTGAAGATGCCGCTTTTCCAATTGCTGTGAGCTTTTATGTTGGTTTTGGCTTCAATGCCTTACTAGATGCTCGGGTGGCAGGTTTTGACAAGGTACTTTTGGCCCTTTTTATCGTTTGGGCGACAGATAGCGCAGCCTACCTGACAGGGATGAATTTTGGTAAACATAAGTTGGCTCCGAGAGTTTCTCCTAATAAGAGTATTGAGGGATTTGTCGGGGGTATTCTAGGTGCGGTACTGATAACAGTGATTTTCATGTTAGTGGACAGCACAGTTGCTCTTCCTTATGGGATTTATAGAATGAGTCTCTTTGCTGCCTTCTTCAGTGTGGCAGGTCAGTTTGGTGACTTGATTGAGAGTGCTGCGAAACGCCATTTCGGTGTTAAGGATTCTGGAAAATTTATCCCTGGACATGGCGGTGTGTTGGATCGCTTTGACAGCATGCTGATTGTTTTTCCAATGATGCACTTATTTGGCCTGTTTTAA
- a CDS encoding nucleotidyltransferase family protein — MNTVKNEQEILDAFRENLDMMTILTIIRDLGLKDSWLAAGSVRNFIWNLLSDKSPFDRETDVDVIFFDPDVSYEETVSLENKLREDFPQYQWELKNQVYMHLHSPHTAPYTSSRDAMSKYPERCTAIGLRLHADATLDLFAPYGLEDILNFQVSPTPHFIENRDRMKLYQERMSKKKWQEKWENLTFSKNLRKI; from the coding sequence ATGAATACAGTGAAAAATGAACAAGAAATTCTAGATGCTTTCAGAGAAAATCTGGATATGATGACCATTCTGACCATCATTCGTGACCTTGGTCTGAAAGACTCGTGGTTGGCAGCTGGTTCAGTTCGAAATTTTATCTGGAATCTCTTGTCAGACAAATCGCCTTTTGACCGTGAAACAGATGTGGATGTGATTTTCTTTGATCCAGATGTTTCTTATGAGGAAACAGTATCCCTAGAGAACAAGCTGAGAGAGGATTTTCCTCAGTACCAGTGGGAGTTGAAAAATCAGGTCTATATGCATCTGCACAGTCCTCACACTGCGCCCTATACCAGTTCTCGTGATGCTATGAGTAAGTATCCAGAACGTTGTACGGCTATAGGACTCCGCTTGCATGCTGACGCAACTTTAGATCTCTTTGCGCCTTATGGTTTAGAGGATATTTTGAATTTTCAGGTATCTCCAACTCCTCACTTCATAGAGAATAGAGACCGAATGAAACTCTATCAAGAACGGATGTCCAAGAAAAAGTGGCAAGAAAAATGGGAAAATCTGACTTTCTCAAAAAACTTAAGAAAAATTTAA
- a CDS encoding EamA family transporter: protein MWFFFALLSAIFAALTSILAKIGIEGVPSNLATAIRTVVVILMAWAMVFLTNSQTEIVNISKKSWLFLILSGLATGASWLCYYKALQMGNATEVSAVDKFSLVITLVLAFFFLQDILTFKTIIGCILITIGTLVMIL from the coding sequence ATGTGGTTTTTCTTCGCACTTTTATCAGCTATCTTTGCAGCCTTAACGTCAATTTTAGCCAAGATTGGGATTGAAGGAGTTCCATCCAATCTAGCAACCGCTATTCGTACAGTCGTCGTCATTCTTATGGCCTGGGCCATGGTTTTCTTGACCAATAGTCAGACCGAAATTGTCAACATCAGTAAAAAAAGTTGGCTCTTTCTCATCTTATCTGGTCTAGCCACTGGCGCCTCCTGGCTCTGCTACTATAAGGCTCTACAGATGGGCAATGCGACCGAGGTATCTGCTGTCGATAAATTCAGTCTCGTCATTACCCTCGTTCTAGCCTTTTTCTTTCTACAAGATATCCTGACGTTTAAAACAATTATTGGCTGTATCCTGATTACGATTGGGACCTTGGTGATGATATTGTAA
- the rseP gene encoding RIP metalloprotease RseP — protein sequence MIGLLTFILVFGIIVVVHEFGHFYFAKKSGILVREFAIGMGPKIFSHIGKDGTAYTIRILPLGGYVRMAGWGDDATEIKTGTPVSLTLADDGKVKRINLSGKKLDQTALPMQVTQFDFEDKLFIKGLVLEEEKTFTVDHDATVIEEDGTEVRIAPLDVQYQNASIWGKLITNFAGPMNNFILGVVVFWILIFLQGGVRDTQTNLFHVMPEGALAKVGVAETAQITKVGSHEVKNWQDLTQAVEADTKDKTAPTLDVTISENGSEKQVTVTPEENQGRYILGVQPGVKSDFLSMFVGGFTTAADSGLRILSALKNLIFHPDLNKLGGPVAIFKASSDAAKNGIENVLYFLAMISINIGIFNLIPIPALDGGKIVLNILEAVRRKPLKQEIETYVTMAGVVIMVVLMLAVTWNDIMRLFF from the coding sequence ATGATTGGATTGCTAACCTTTATCCTCGTTTTTGGGATTATTGTGGTGGTGCATGAGTTTGGACATTTTTATTTTGCCAAGAAATCAGGCATTCTAGTTCGTGAATTTGCCATTGGTATGGGGCCCAAGATTTTTTCCCATATCGGTAAGGATGGCACTGCTTATACCATTCGAATCCTTCCTCTAGGAGGCTATGTTCGTATGGCAGGCTGGGGTGATGATGCGACAGAAATCAAGACAGGAACTCCAGTCAGTTTAACACTTGCTGATGATGGTAAGGTCAAACGGATTAACCTCTCAGGGAAGAAGTTGGATCAAACGGCTCTTCCTATGCAGGTAACCCAGTTTGACTTTGAAGACAAGCTCTTTATCAAGGGTTTGGTCCTGGAAGAAGAAAAGACTTTTACAGTGGATCATGATGCAACGGTTATTGAAGAAGATGGAACCGAAGTGCGCATCGCTCCTCTGGATGTACAGTATCAAAATGCTTCTATCTGGGGCAAGCTCATCACCAACTTTGCAGGTCCCATGAATAACTTTATCTTAGGTGTTGTTGTTTTTTGGATTTTGATCTTTTTGCAGGGCGGTGTTAGAGATACTCAGACCAATCTCTTTCATGTCATGCCAGAGGGAGCTTTGGCTAAGGTAGGCGTAGCTGAGACCGCTCAAATTACCAAGGTCGGCTCGCACGAGGTTAAGAATTGGCAAGATTTGACCCAGGCTGTGGAAGCAGATACCAAGGATAAGACTGCCCCGACCTTGGATGTGACCATTTCTGAAAATGGTAGCGAAAAACAAGTCACTGTGACGCCAGAAGAGAATCAAGGACGTTATATTCTTGGGGTTCAACCAGGGGTCAAGTCAGACTTTCTATCCATGTTTGTTGGTGGATTTACAACTGCTGCCGACTCAGGACTTCGCATCCTTTCGGCTCTGAAAAACTTGATTTTCCATCCAGATTTGAACAAACTCGGTGGTCCCGTTGCCATTTTTAAGGCAAGTAGCGATGCTGCTAAAAATGGAATTGAGAATGTCCTCTACTTCCTAGCTATGATTTCCATCAATATCGGAATTTTTAATTTGATTCCGATTCCGGCTTTGGATGGTGGAAAGATTGTGCTCAATATCCTAGAGGCTGTCCGCCGGAAACCCCTTAAACAAGAAATTGAAACCTATGTCACCATGGCTGGTGTAGTTATCATGGTTGTCTTGATGCTAGCTGTGACATGGAATGACATTATGCGACTCTTCTTTTAG
- a CDS encoding proline--tRNA ligase codes for MKQSKMLIPTLREMPSDAQVISHALMLRAGYVRQVSAGVYSYLPLANRVIEKAKNIMRQEFDKIGAVEMLAPALLSADLWRESGRYETYGEDLYKLKNREKSDFILGPTHEETFTAIVRDSVKSYKQLPLNLYQIQPKYRDEKRPRNGLLRTREFIMKDGYSFHANYDSLDVTYDEYKAAYERIFTRSGLDFKAIIGDGGAMGGKDSQEFMAITPARTDLDRWVVLDKSVASFDEIPAEVQEEIKAELLKWMVSGEDTIAYSSESGYAANLEMATNEYKPSNRVVAEEEVTRVETPGVKSIDEVAAFLNVPEEQTIKTLFYMADGELVAALLVGNDQLNEVKLKNHLGADFFDVASEEEVANVISAGFGSLGPVGLPENVKIIADRKVQDVRNAVVGANEDGYHLTGVNPGRDFTAEYVDIREVREGEISPDGQGVLNFARGIEIGHIFKLGTRYSASMGADVLDENGRAVPIIMGCYGIGVSRLLSAVMEQHARLFVNKTPKGEYRYAWGVNFPKELAPFDVHLIPVNVKDEESLSLTNSIEEALVNKGYEVLTDDRNERVGVKFSDSDLIGLPIRITVGKKAADGIVEVKIKATGDTIEVHADNLLETLEILSKK; via the coding sequence ATGAAACAAAGTAAAATGCTAATCCCAACGCTTCGCGAAATGCCAAGCGATGCTCAAGTTATCAGCCACGCCCTTATGTTGCGTGCTGGTTATGTTCGTCAAGTTTCTGCTGGTGTTTATTCTTACCTACCACTCGCTAACCGTGTGATTGAAAAGGCTAAGAATATCATGCGCCAAGAGTTTGATAAGATTGGTGCGGTGGAGATGTTGGCTCCTGCCCTTCTCAGTGCCGATCTTTGGCGCGAATCAGGTCGTTACGAAACCTATGGTGAAGACCTTTATAAACTGAAAAATCGTGAAAAGTCAGACTTTATCCTAGGTCCGACACACGAAGAAACTTTTACGGCTATTGTTCGTGACTCTGTGAAATCTTACAAGCAATTGCCACTCAACCTTTACCAAATCCAACCGAAATACCGTGATGAAAAACGTCCACGTAACGGACTTCTCCGTACGCGTGAATTTATCATGAAAGATGGATATAGTTTCCATGCTAATTACGATAGTTTGGATGTGACTTATGACGAGTACAAGGCGGCCTATGAACGAATTTTCACTCGTAGTGGTTTGGATTTCAAGGCTATCATCGGTGACGGTGGTGCCATGGGTGGTAAGGATAGCCAAGAATTTATGGCCATTACACCAGCCCGTACAGACCTTGACCGCTGGGTTGTCTTGGACAAGTCAGTTGCCTCATTTGATGAAATTCCTGCAGAAGTGCAAGAAGAAATCAAGGCAGAATTGCTCAAATGGATGGTTTCTGGTGAAGACACCATTGCCTACTCAAGTGAGTCTGGCTATGCAGCTAACTTGGAAATGGCAACAAACGAATACAAACCAAGTAACCGTGTCGTTGCGGAAGAAGAAGTGACTCGCGTGGAAACACCAGGTGTTAAATCCATCGATGAAGTGGCAGCCTTCCTTAACGTTCCAGAAGAGCAAACCATTAAAACCCTCTTCTACATGGCAGATGGTGAGCTTGTCGCAGCCCTTCTAGTTGGAAATGACCAACTCAATGAAGTCAAGTTGAAAAACCACTTGGGTGCAGATTTCTTTGATGTTGCGAGCGAGGAAGAAGTAGCAAATGTTATCTCAGCTGGCTTTGGTTCGCTTGGCCCAGTTGGTTTGCCAGAAAATGTGAAAATCATTGCAGACCGTAAGGTACAAGATGTTCGCAATGCTGTTGTGGGGGCCAACGAAGATGGTTACCACTTGACGGGTGTGAACCCAGGTCGTGATTTCACTGCAGAATACGTGGATATCCGCGAAGTTCGTGAGGGTGAAATTTCACCAGACGGACAAGGCGTTCTTAACTTTGCCCGTGGTATTGAAATCGGTCATATTTTCAAACTCGGAACTCGCTACTCAGCAAGCATGGGTGCAGATGTCTTGGATGAAAATGGTCGTGCTGTGCCAATTATCATGGGTTGTTACGGTATCGGTGTTAGCCGTCTCCTCTCAGCAGTGATGGAGCAACACGCTCGCCTCTTTGTCAATAAAACACCAAAAGGTGAATACCGCTACGCTTGGGGAGTTAATTTCCCTAAAGAATTGGCACCATTTGATGTGCATTTGATTCCAGTTAATGTCAAGGATGAAGAAAGTCTTTCATTGACAAATAGTATCGAAGAAGCTTTGGTAAATAAAGGTTACGAAGTCTTGACAGATGACCGTAACGAACGTGTCGGGGTTAAATTCAGCGATAGCGACTTGATTGGTCTGCCAATCCGTATCACTGTTGGGAAGAAAGCAGCTGATGGTATCGTAGAAGTTAAGATCAAGGCGACTGGTGACACCATTGAAGTTCACGCAGACAACTTGCTCGAAACCCTTGAAATCCTAAGCAAGAAATAA
- the ruvB gene encoding Holliday junction branch migration DNA helicase RuvB has translation MSRILDNEIMGDEELVERTLRPQYLREYIGQDKVKDQLQIFIEAAKMRDEALDHVLLFGPPGLGKTTMAFVIANELGVNLKQTSGPVIEKAGDLVAILNDLEPGDVLFIDEIHRLPMPVEEVLYSAMEDFYIDIMIGAGEGSRSVHLDLPPFTLIGATTRAGMLSNPLRARFGITGHMEYYAHADLTEIVERTADIFEMEITHEAASELALRSRGTPRIANRLLKRVRDFAQIMGNGVIDDVITDKALTMLDIDHEGLDYVDQKILRTMIEMYGGGPVGLGTLSVNIAEERETVEDMYEPYLIQKGFIMRTRSGRVATAKAYEHLGYEYSEK, from the coding sequence ATGAGTAGAATTTTAGACAATGAAATCATGGGGGATGAGGAGTTGGTAGAACGTACCCTCCGTCCTCAGTATTTACGTGAATATATTGGACAGGATAAGGTCAAGGACCAGCTTCAAATCTTTATTGAGGCTGCCAAAATGCGGGATGAGGCACTGGACCATGTTCTTTTATTTGGTCCTCCAGGTCTCGGGAAAACAACCATGGCCTTTGTTATTGCCAATGAACTGGGAGTCAATCTCAAGCAAACGTCTGGTCCTGTCATTGAAAAAGCGGGTGATCTGGTAGCGATTTTGAATGATTTGGAGCCTGGAGACGTTCTCTTTATTGACGAGATTCATCGCTTGCCCATGCCGGTGGAAGAGGTGCTTTATAGTGCCATGGAAGACTTCTACATTGATATCATGATTGGGGCTGGTGAAGGCAGTCGCAGTGTTCATTTGGACTTGCCACCATTCACCTTGATTGGTGCAACGACACGTGCGGGGATGCTCTCAAATCCTCTGCGGGCACGTTTTGGGATTACAGGTCATATGGAATACTATGCCCACGCTGACTTGACAGAGATTGTTGAGCGGACAGCAGATATTTTTGAGATGGAAATCACCCATGAAGCAGCTTCGGAGTTGGCCTTACGTAGTCGAGGAACTCCTCGTATCGCCAATCGTCTTCTCAAGCGCGTGCGCGACTTTGCCCAGATTATGGGGAATGGGGTTATCGATGATGTTATTACCGATAAGGCTTTGACCATGTTAGATATAGACCATGAAGGTTTGGACTATGTGGACCAGAAAATCCTTCGCACCATGATTGAGATGTACGGTGGTGGTCCTGTCGGATTAGGAACTCTCTCCGTTAATATTGCTGAGGAGCGCGAGACGGTCGAAGATATGTACGAACCTTACCTGATTCAAAAAGGTTTTATCATGCGGACAAGGTCTGGACGGGTGGCAACTGCTAAGGCATATGAGCATTTGGGCTATGAATACAGTGAAAAATGA
- a CDS encoding GNAT family N-acetyltransferase, with protein sequence MMTIRRQEIVKLEDVLHLYQAVGWTNYTHQPQMLKKALSHSLAIYIALDGDAVVGLVRLVGDGFSSIFVQDLIVLPSYQRQGIGSALMKEALGDYKDAYQVQLVTEQTEKTLEFYRSLGFEILSTYDCTGMIWVDRKR encoded by the coding sequence ATGATGACTATTAGAAGGCAAGAAATTGTCAAGCTAGAGGATGTTTTGCATCTCTATCAGGCAGTTGGATGGACAAATTATACACATCAACCTCAGATGTTGAAGAAAGCCTTGTCTCACTCATTAGCGATTTATATAGCACTTGATGGCGATGCCGTGGTGGGCTTGGTCCGTTTGGTTGGAGATGGTTTTTCATCGATTTTTGTCCAGGATTTGATCGTTTTGCCTAGCTATCAGCGCCAAGGGATTGGCAGTGCCTTAATGAAAGAGGCTTTAGGTGATTACAAAGATGCCTATCAAGTCCAACTAGTGACCGAACAGACAGAAAAAACCTTGGAATTCTATCGTTCTCTGGGATTTGAAATCTTATCTACTTATGATTGTACAGGGATGATTTGGGTGGATCGAAAAAGATAA